In Lewinellaceae bacterium, a single window of DNA contains:
- the tuf gene encoding elongation factor Tu produces the protein MAKETFERTKPHLNVGTIGHVDHGKTTLTAAITYVLSIDGLAKSTSYDSIDAAPEEKERGITINTAHVEYETKNRHYAHVDCPGHADYVKNMVTGAAQMDGAILVVAATDGPMPQTREHILLARQVGVPKIVVYMNKVDLVDDPEMLELVEMEVRELLDQYEFDGDNASVIQGSALKALEGDAAAVKSIHDLMDAVDKDIPQPERLVDQPFLMPVEDVFSITGRGTVATGRIERGVIKTGEGVEIIGMMPEGEKPLKSVITGVEMFRKILDRGEAGDNAGLLLRGIDKDDIKRGQVICAPGSVTPHKHFKCEVYVLSKEEGGRHTPFFNGYRPQFYFRTTDVTGDVALPSGVEMVMPGDNVSLEVKLINTIAMEKGLRFAIREGGRTVGAGQVTEILD, from the coding sequence ATGGCTAAGGAAACATTCGAAAGGACCAAACCGCACCTCAACGTGGGAACAATTGGCCACGTGGACCACGGTAAGACTACTCTTACTGCGGCAATTACTTACGTCCTTTCTATAGATGGACTTGCAAAGAGCACCTCGTATGACTCTATTGATGCTGCTCCGGAAGAGAAAGAACGGGGCATTACCATCAATACGGCTCACGTGGAATACGAGACAAAAAATCGCCACTACGCGCACGTTGACTGCCCTGGCCACGCTGACTACGTAAAGAACATGGTTACGGGTGCTGCTCAGATGGACGGCGCTATCCTGGTGGTTGCTGCTACTGACGGCCCTATGCCCCAGACGCGCGAGCACATTCTGCTGGCCCGCCAGGTTGGCGTGCCCAAGATCGTTGTTTATATGAACAAGGTCGACCTGGTTGATGACCCGGAGATGCTCGAACTGGTGGAAATGGAAGTTCGCGAACTGCTCGACCAGTATGAGTTTGACGGCGACAACGCCTCCGTGATCCAAGGTTCTGCCCTCAAGGCCCTGGAAGGCGACGCGGCTGCTGTTAAATCCATCCACGACCTCATGGATGCTGTAGACAAAGACATCCCCCAGCCGGAGCGCCTGGTTGACCAGCCGTTCCTCATGCCGGTCGAGGATGTGTTTTCCATTACCGGCCGCGGAACAGTTGCTACCGGCCGTATCGAGCGCGGTGTGATCAAAACAGGTGAAGGCGTTGAAATCATCGGTATGATGCCGGAAGGCGAAAAACCGCTGAAATCAGTTATCACCGGTGTGGAAATGTTCCGCAAAATCCTCGACCGCGGCGAAGCTGGCGATAACGCCGGCCTGTTGCTGCGCGGTATCGACAAGGACGACATCAAGCGCGGCCAGGTAATCTGCGCTCCGGGCTCTGTGACGCCGCACAAACACTTCAAGTGCGAGGTATACGTCCTGTCTAAGGAAGAAGGCGGCCGCCATACTCCATTCTTCAACGGCTATCGCCCGCAGTTTTACTTCCGTACTACCGACGTGACCGGTGATGTGGCTCTGCCTTCCGGCGTGGAAATGGTTATGCCGGGTGACAACGTTTCACTGGAAGTGAAACTGATCAATACGATCGCTATGGAAAAAGGCCTCCGTTTTGCTATTCGCGAGGGCGGCCGTACGGTTGGCGCCGGGCAGGTTACTGAGATTCTGGACTAA
- a CDS encoding SusD/RagB family nutrient-binding outer membrane lipoprotein, which produces MRKIYILSLLLFGMFSCSQDLTDLNVDTKNPETVQAGTLFANATVELMDYMASTNVNDNNFRLWAQQWAQTQYPDESNYELVERNVNGRTWNKLYATVIRDLKEVKTLVDKTPISAVFLEENKRNQNAMAEVLEIFSWHLLVDIFGDIPYSQAFGDDVTPSYDDDAAVYADLASRLDAAIGNLSGASAMGSSDLIYGGDVAKWRKFANSLKLRMAIRMADMNDSGAKKMVEEAVLDGVLESSDDDFRIYYTSSTPHTNPVWVDIVQSLRNDFVAANTIVDYMNDLNDPRLPFYFQNPIDGMYVGGTYGTTNSYNAYSQPGELQRMPTFPHAILDFTEVSFLLADAAERGYAAGGTAEAFYNQGIMNSILEWGGTEAEANDYLAQASVAYATAAGGWKQKIALQKWLAMYNRGFEAWTTWRVYDAPTLNIAQDVGTLPPTRFTYPVTEFSLNGESVEAAAAAIGGDDLTTKVFWDMN; this is translated from the coding sequence ATGAGAAAAATATATATTTTGAGCTTGCTGCTGTTCGGGATGTTTTCCTGCAGTCAGGACCTAACGGATTTGAATGTAGACACAAAGAACCCGGAAACAGTACAGGCTGGCACGCTTTTCGCCAATGCTACCGTTGAATTGATGGACTATATGGCCAGCACCAACGTGAATGACAACAATTTCCGGCTGTGGGCGCAGCAATGGGCCCAAACCCAATATCCGGACGAGTCCAATTACGAATTGGTGGAAAGAAATGTGAACGGGCGGACTTGGAATAAGCTGTATGCAACGGTAATCCGCGACCTTAAAGAGGTGAAAACCCTGGTCGATAAGACTCCGATAAGCGCAGTATTCCTGGAGGAGAATAAGCGGAACCAGAATGCCATGGCGGAAGTCCTGGAGATTTTCTCCTGGCATCTCTTGGTGGATATCTTTGGCGATATTCCCTATTCTCAGGCATTTGGAGACGACGTTACGCCCTCTTATGATGACGATGCTGCGGTGTACGCCGATCTGGCCAGCCGCCTCGATGCTGCTATCGGCAACCTGAGCGGCGCCAGCGCCATGGGCAGTTCTGACCTCATCTACGGCGGCGATGTGGCCAAGTGGAGGAAATTTGCCAACTCGCTCAAGCTTCGCATGGCCATCCGCATGGCGGACATGAACGACAGCGGCGCCAAGAAAATGGTGGAAGAAGCCGTTCTTGACGGGGTTTTGGAATCCAGCGACGATGACTTCAGGATTTACTACACCAGCTCCACGCCACACACCAACCCGGTTTGGGTAGACATCGTGCAGAGCCTCCGCAACGACTTTGTCGCTGCCAATACCATTGTAGATTACATGAACGACCTGAATGATCCCCGGTTGCCCTTCTACTTCCAGAACCCAATCGATGGCATGTATGTTGGAGGAACTTATGGGACAACCAACTCCTACAATGCTTATTCCCAACCTGGGGAGCTCCAGAGAATGCCCACTTTCCCGCATGCTATCCTGGACTTTACGGAAGTGTCTTTCCTGCTTGCCGACGCTGCTGAAAGAGGCTATGCAGCCGGTGGCACTGCGGAAGCTTTCTACAACCAGGGCATCATGAATTCTATCCTGGAATGGGGCGGAACCGAAGCGGAAGCCAATGACTACCTGGCTCAGGCCAGCGTAGCCTACGCTACAGCTGCTGGCGGCTGGAAGCAAAAGATCGCCCTGCAAAAGTGGCTGGCTATGTACAACCGCGGGTTTGAAGCCTGGACTACCTGGAGGGTCTACGATGCTCCTACGCTGAATATTGCACAGGACGTAGGCACTTTGCCGCCCACGCGCTTCACCTACCCTGTCACAGAATTTTCGCTGAATGGGGAAAGCGTGGAAGCCGCTGCCGCCGCCATCGGTGGCGATGATTTGACGACTAAGGTTTTCTGGGATATGAATTAA
- a CDS encoding tyrosine-type recombinase/integrase, translating into MREKSFLQYLQYEKRFSPHTITAYRKDLEQFLEFIKEELGLASVMEVGHSHVRSWMVHLMAGGRSARTANRKLSTLKAYFRFLIRRGFLQADPTAKASAPKVGKRLPGNLKKSELGQLFQQVTFEDGYSGSRDRMILELLYATGMRRSEAIALELKDIDFHNLQIRILGKGSKERLVPVSKALADNVKAYLADREEAFPGPDHTRFFLTDKGKPLYPKFMYNVVHKYLSLVTSNDKRGPHALRHSFATHLSENGADLNAIKALLGHSSLASTQVYTHNSIERLKQVYHKAHPKAGQDND; encoded by the coding sequence ATGAGAGAAAAATCCTTCCTGCAATATCTACAATACGAGAAAAGATTCTCGCCACATACCATCACTGCTTACCGGAAAGACCTGGAGCAGTTCCTGGAATTTATAAAAGAAGAACTGGGCCTCGCTTCCGTAATGGAAGTGGGGCATTCTCATGTCAGGTCCTGGATGGTTCACCTCATGGCCGGGGGGCGCTCTGCCCGCACGGCCAACCGCAAGCTCTCAACCCTGAAGGCTTATTTCAGGTTCCTCATCCGCAGGGGCTTCCTCCAAGCCGATCCTACCGCCAAGGCCTCCGCCCCCAAAGTGGGCAAGCGCCTGCCCGGCAACCTTAAAAAATCGGAACTGGGCCAACTCTTCCAGCAGGTAACATTTGAGGACGGCTACAGCGGGTCGAGAGACCGAATGATCCTGGAATTGCTGTACGCTACCGGCATGCGGCGTTCGGAGGCCATTGCCCTTGAGCTGAAAGACATTGATTTTCACAACTTGCAAATCCGCATTCTGGGAAAGGGAAGCAAAGAACGCCTGGTGCCGGTCAGCAAAGCATTGGCCGATAATGTGAAAGCTTATCTGGCCGACAGGGAAGAGGCTTTCCCCGGCCCGGATCACACCAGGTTTTTCCTTACGGATAAAGGAAAGCCTTTGTATCCCAAGTTTATGTACAACGTCGTTCATAAATACCTCTCTCTGGTAACCAGCAACGACAAGCGGGGCCCTCATGCCCTGAGGCATTCCTTCGCCACCCACTTATCGGAAAACGGCGCGGACCTGAACGCCATCAAGGCGCTGCTGGGCCATTCCAGCCTCGCCTCTACCCAGGTGTATACCCACAATTCGATCGAACGGCTAAAACAAGTATACCATAAAGCCCACCCGAAGGCTGGCCAGGATAATGATTAG
- a CDS encoding energy transducer TonB has translation MSKEKKDKNFIKKPIYEGGPRALKAFIGKNLRYPKEALKEKIEGTVALKYSIDYKGNVVDAKVISGLGHGCDEEAVRLARMLKFEVPRTRGMKVLFHKDIKIHFRLPKQKPQPAKKAPAPTVQYSYTEKKKGKPDEAPPNKEEGGYSYTVTF, from the coding sequence ATGTCGAAAGAAAAAAAGGACAAAAATTTCATCAAAAAGCCTATCTATGAAGGAGGGCCGAGAGCTTTGAAGGCTTTTATCGGGAAAAACCTGCGCTACCCCAAGGAGGCGCTAAAAGAGAAAATAGAAGGCACCGTGGCGCTAAAGTATTCCATCGATTACAAAGGCAATGTGGTGGATGCCAAGGTCATTTCCGGCCTGGGCCATGGGTGCGACGAGGAGGCCGTGCGCCTGGCCCGGATGCTTAAGTTTGAAGTTCCCAGGACGAGAGGGATGAAAGTCCTCTTTCACAAGGATATAAAAATCCATTTTCGGCTGCCGAAACAAAAACCTCAGCCGGCAAAGAAAGCGCCTGCCCCCACTGTGCAATATTCCTATACCGAGAAGAAAAAGGGAAAGCCAGATGAGGCCCCTCCGAATAAGGAGGAGGGCGGGTATTCCTATACTGTTACCTTTTAA
- a CDS encoding 30S ribosomal protein S21, translating into MIIVDVSENESIERALKKYKLKYNRAGVMRELRDRKQYNKPSVRRRNEKLKAVYRQKKQVEMG; encoded by the coding sequence ATGATCATCGTAGACGTTTCCGAAAACGAATCTATTGAAAGAGCGCTGAAAAAGTACAAACTCAAGTACAACCGCGCCGGCGTCATGCGGGAGCTGCGCGACCGCAAACAGTACAACAAACCTTCCGTGCGCCGCAGGAACGAAAAGCTCAAGGCCGTATACCGCCAAAAGAAGCAGGTAGAAATGGGATAA
- the raiA gene encoding ribosome-associated translation inhibitor RaiA, translating to MRVHTESVQFKADQKLIEYIEKRLNKMDQFFDRIIEARVTLKLENSGQIRDKIAEVRLSVPGEQLIAKEASKTFEASVDGATSALKRQLIKYKERLRKD from the coding sequence ATGAGAGTTCACACCGAATCTGTTCAGTTCAAAGCAGACCAAAAGCTCATCGAGTATATCGAAAAGAGGCTCAATAAGATGGACCAGTTTTTCGACCGGATCATCGAAGCCAGAGTGACGCTCAAATTGGAGAACTCCGGACAAATCAGGGATAAGATCGCCGAAGTGCGGCTCAGCGTGCCGGGCGAACAATTGATCGCCAAGGAGGCCAGCAAAACCTTCGAAGCCTCCGTCGACGGCGCCACTTCCGCTTTAAAACGGCAACTCATTAAGTATAAGGAACGACTGCGCAAGGATTAA
- the secE gene encoding preprotein translocase subunit SecE: MERLKLYIIESYNELVHKVTWPTMANLQSSTVVVLVASIILASIIFLMDVFSRSILDVIYNL, from the coding sequence ATGGAAAGATTGAAATTGTACATCATCGAAAGCTACAATGAGCTGGTCCATAAGGTGACCTGGCCCACCATGGCTAACCTGCAGAGCAGTACAGTAGTGGTTCTGGTAGCTTCTATTATTCTGGCGTCGATCATTTTCCTGATGGATGTGTTCTCCAGGTCCATCCTGGATGTGATCTACAATCTCTAA